One part of the Niveispirillum cyanobacteriorum genome encodes these proteins:
- a CDS encoding AGE family epimerase/isomerase, translating to MFASPLYEAARRRDALVTWAVEYAFPLWWDAGYDHARDGFHEKLDKAGQPVDLPRRARVQPRQIYAYATAPALGWEGPAGSIVHRALDAYLARYRREDGLFRTLVAADGGVLDDSTDLYDQAFALFALAHASRALNKRAELEPMATALRVMLIGRCGRQGGFALLAPDALPLQSNPNMHLLEASLAWEEAGGDIRWTAMADGIAELALARFIDPVTGALREFFDAGWHPAAGEAGRIVEPGHQFEWAWLLLRWGRARDRTDGTRAGLRLLEIGETHGVDPARGVAFNSLLDDFSIHDHTARLWPQTERLKAALLAAEITGEEQYWTQAAKAADGLSLYLNTPVKGLWWDRLSPDGTFVDEPAPASSFYHIICAIAEFDRVVTEAGIKRPA from the coding sequence CCCCTCTATGAGGCGGCCCGCCGCCGTGACGCCCTGGTGACATGGGCCGTTGAGTATGCCTTCCCTCTGTGGTGGGATGCAGGATACGACCATGCGCGCGATGGTTTTCATGAGAAACTGGACAAGGCCGGGCAGCCGGTGGACCTGCCCCGACGGGCGCGGGTGCAGCCACGACAGATTTATGCCTATGCCACGGCCCCTGCCCTTGGTTGGGAAGGACCGGCGGGCAGCATCGTACATCGGGCCCTGGATGCCTATCTGGCGCGCTACCGCCGCGAGGATGGCCTGTTCCGCACGCTGGTGGCGGCGGATGGCGGGGTGCTGGATGACAGCACTGACCTGTATGATCAGGCCTTCGCCCTGTTCGCGCTGGCCCATGCGTCCCGCGCGCTGAACAAGCGGGCGGAACTGGAGCCGATGGCCACGGCGCTGCGCGTCATGCTGATCGGGCGCTGTGGCCGTCAGGGCGGCTTCGCACTGCTCGCCCCCGATGCCCTGCCCCTGCAATCAAACCCCAACATGCATCTGCTGGAGGCATCGCTGGCCTGGGAAGAGGCGGGCGGGGACATACGCTGGACTGCCATGGCCGACGGCATCGCCGAACTGGCCCTCGCGCGCTTCATTGACCCGGTTACCGGCGCGCTGCGGGAGTTTTTTGATGCGGGCTGGCATCCGGCGGCTGGTGAGGCTGGGCGGATCGTGGAGCCGGGGCACCAGTTCGAATGGGCCTGGTTGCTGCTGCGCTGGGGTCGGGCGCGGGACCGGACTGATGGCACCCGCGCCGGTCTGCGGCTGCTGGAGATTGGGGAGACGCATGGGGTCGATCCCGCGCGGGGCGTGGCGTTCAACAGTCTGTTGGATGATTTCTCCATCCATGACCATACCGCCCGTCTGTGGCCACAGACGGAGCGGTTGAAGGCTGCCTTGCTGGCCGCCGAAATCACGGGCGAGGAACAATACTGGACCCAGGCCGCGAAGGCGGCGGATGGATTGTCCCTCTATCTGAACACGCCCGTCAAAGGCCTGTGGTGGGACCGGCTGTCGCCCGACGGTACCTTCGTGGACGAGCCGGCCCCGGCCAGCAGCTTTTATCACATCATCTGCGCCATCGCGGAGTTCGACCGCGTGGTGACAGAGGCGGGCATAAAGAGGCCCGCTTAA